The Spinacia oleracea cultivar Varoflay chromosome 2, BTI_SOV_V1, whole genome shotgun sequence DNA segment TTTCTCTCCCAACCGACCCAAGTCATCACTATAAAAAATCATGGAATTTCCAACTttggctcacaagtcacaacCCATCAATCTATGATTCGGATTGACAtatgtagtactccctccgttcctaaatatgtGTACACTTTGGACATTtacacggtaattaataaaattgaatagtgtgtaagaggtaatgattgtgaatgttttttttgggaaaggaaaaagtagataattgtttattgtaTAAATTACAAAAAGAAATCAGAGAAAATAGGAGGGAAATTCAGAAAAGTACAAAAGTGCCAAGTCAGCAATCCACTAACTAAAAAACCAACCAATAGAATTCATGGAAAAATATCCAACAGCCAATAGGAAAGCAGGAACTAAAGTACACGAATCAGCCAACAAACGGAAACTGGACACTTAAAAGGGaactggacacgtatttaggaacagagggagtagtattttAACATATGCATAAAAGATAATtaagaatatattttttgacGGGTAATtaagaataaataaatttaacgtGATCCACTAATAATGTGTTAGATACGTAAATAAAATACCGATAGGTTATGGCTTTTCCCTGTGCTGGGTTGTTCGAAAGATAATTTAACTGATTTAAGGCATATTCTATTCGAGAGCGGAGATGccaatatctgatatgtatttcaagatacatatcaccccactaaacgacaaaatagagaTAAGACAAAAATAAAAGCAAGTGCCATTTTTCAAAGAACTGATGCCATTTTGGATAAATGaatgccatttttcaaaaaccaatgccatttttcaaaaacggatgccattttcaaaaaaaaaattaattttgtccTTTAGCGTTTGTCTTATCCatattttgtcgtttagtggaTTATATTTCCTTTATTCTAATACGTACGGAGTACTCTCTGTACTCTGTAATTGCTAGGTATTGGGCGTTTGGGTGTAGAACGTGGGAAACTCACTAGATGTTTCAATTTGATCTATTTTTGATATGATACGTCTTTAATATGCTCGATTAGAGGGGTTTTGGAGTTTTCACAAGTTTAGATCGGGGACACTATATATTCCTTGGCCTACTACCGACTTGTCTCAAATATTAATTTGGAATTTTAGTGATAAGTTAGAcaattcactagtagaaaaaacccctgttgcaacccccttgttgcagcgtacatgtaataatacgcttcaacaaccagtaggtcaacgcgggtcaaactttataaagggttgttgcagcgtacaaattaattgcccgcagcaagagagttttttgcagcgtacaaaataaaagccccctgcaatagcccatttattttgcagcgtacagataaaagcccgctgcaataaaaaaatttcgctgcaaagctaattaagaaaaacatttcGGATCTCAAACCTAAGGACGCTCATACTCCctcttcttccctcagctttccctgcgtactctctcacctcctcattcttcttcttcttcatctgctctctttctctctcctaaatcccTTCTTTCTCCGCCTGAACCACCACCTTGAATTCTGTCGCTGCCCTACCCCCTCCCATCGTCATCCCCGCAGTTCCTTCACTCCACCACACTCAATTTTACATCTTATCTTTCGCTTCAAGAAATTTGAAAGGGGTGACGTAAAAAATGGGAACCCGAGAAGTGTACGAGGAGAAGCTTCGAACTGGAAATGTGTATCACCATGATCCCACCATTAATCCTGGCCTcggcacccctcgctgcccccGTTGTCTCTTTCTCCTCGACTCCGATTCTGTATATTCTCTTTGACccttgttaattttttattgttttattgtttttctCTGCCTTTTTCTATGCACATAAACTGTTCGATGATTTGTCTCTCAGAAATTTCTTGCATTTCTGACGATTTCCCTTTTTGGGTTTCTTTTTGATTTAGAAAAATGGTGAATGGACAATTACTTCTGTCTTGCACGATGCTACAGCTGTGGTatgctctctctctttctctttgcTTATACCCAGATAAGCCTTCGAACTCAGCCGCCTTCGAAATTGAGGAGGTATAGTTTTCTAActttttgtatttgtttttccctaatttcgtatttttagggtttgctttcagtcaattcttgattttcccctaatttcgtatttttagggtttgataatataaattattcttattcttattttttgtgttaCTTGATCTTTTGGTGATACCacattacaactatttgagccACGCATCTCAAAAATATACGTTGGTAAAAATACTTCTCTGCGATAATGATTATGTTGAAACTACTGTTGATTTGAATCTTTAAGTTTTAAGCATGTCCCTTTTATGTTAGTTTATTTTTAATGACTTCGCAGTGAGTCTGTACTTCAGCCCCTCAACCAGTTGCCTCCTCCAAATGTCAAACGGGAGCTTATAATGCTTTCTTTACCGGCAATAGCTAGCCAGGCCATTGATCCTATGGCTCAGCTGATGGAGACAGCTTATATTGGCAGTTTAGGTTGAAATCTTATTctttattttgaatttaaaaaaaactttgttTTCTCTTATTAGTATTCCGTAGATTGTGTCCTTCGGTTCTTCTGGGGCTGTTATAGCAGCAGCTTCAGAAGAGAGAAAGCATGAGATGTAAGGTTAAGAATACCTTTGTTTCCCAGAGCACTATTCCCATTATGCTCATCCCTTTGATTCTTGGTGGCAGAATCGGGAGGCTTTGTTGAATATTAAGGTCTTAACTTTGAATAAATGATAATCTGGGAGGGAGTTTCCCTGGTTAGATGTTTCTATAATGGTCACACATTCACACTTGTAACATTGAATGTGCTAGCTGACTATTTGGTGGGTGGAAAATTATGGCTTTGCTAGCAGTTGTAGCTATGCCCTCCTGTAAAGTTGGTTATATCCTCACTACTGATTTGTATCTAATCACAAATCACGATCTATAGATAATTTGAAGTTGTTCTTCAGTATGTATATCTTGATTTGTCAAAAAATAGAATGTTAAATTTCTGTAAAAAGACTGGGTTTCTTTTCTAGGTAGGCATCCATCATGTATGTCTTTTGGCTTCACCATTTATGTTAATGTGTTCATCTTTTTCGCTTTACTTTTCTTGGTAACTGATGGATTTGGCACATCTGCGTTCTTCTTAGGTTCCACTTTTCAACATAATGAACAAGTTTGACGGGGAGACCATAACAGAAGTCGTGCGTCCTCAAATAGCTAGGATGCGATATCGTGTAACTAAACTGCCACCTTACATTATTGTGCACATGCAGCGTTTCACGAAGAACAACTTCTTTGTTGAGAAGAATCCCACCCTTGGTATGTATCATGTTGTGTCCTATTATTTTGGTGCTCGTGATGGGACTAGTCTGTGTCATCACAAAGTTGGTTTTTCTAATTATCTTCTTTATCTTCCTTTTAGTGCAACTTACCTTGTGTTCAACTGAAACAGTATTTTGTCAAACTTATACTTACCTTGTGTCCAATGTGTAAATCAGGTGTATACTTGCGACACTGTGTGCCTTTCCAGTTTCCACTTCTCTTATTACGTTACTTTTTTGACTCATTTGCCTAATTTTAAACTTaaactttgttttgatttatgattatcacaaaagttgaagattgtgaataatgtgtgggttttaaccaaataggaaaagcttcttggattaataagcatttgttgttgtccaaagatcctgatttgtgaacaataaaccaaataggaaaagctacatattttctcagagtattacacttattacatgtttaatatgaatagttttaactttctaacactcattccaatctacttatgcaaatttaaggcttgtttggtcgttataggtcatattaggctaaaatgaggcttttttgctcccaaatatgaaataaagaaccttaggactcattttaaacatattaaatgttttatatgattagttttaactttacaagacttaatccaatctatttatgcacattcatgacttctttggccgttataggtcatatttaggctaaaatgacattttcgctcccaactttggtctaacgaacttaaaaactaatttcaaacttattacatgattcatatgattatttttaacttttcaagactcaatcctatctattatgcacatttgagacttgtttggtcgttataggtcatatttaagctaaaatgagacattttcgctcctaaccttgaactaaagaacctaaagactcattttaaaccctttacatgattaatatgcttagttttaactttctaagactcatttcaatctatttattcacatttaaggcttattgggtcgttataggtcatattaaggctaaaatgaagcattttcgctcccaactatgaaccaaagaacctaaggactcattttaaacttactaaatgttttatatgcttatttttaactttctaagactcattccaatccatttatgcacatttaaggctcattgtgtcgttataggtcatatttaggctaaaatgacattttcgctcccaactatgaaccaaataacctaaggactcattttaaacttactaaatgttttatatgcttatttttaactttctaggactcatttcaatccatttatgcacatttaaggctcattgtgtcgttataggtcatatttaggctaaaatgacattttcgctcccaactttgaacttaagaacctaatgactcgttttaaacttattatatgataaatatgcttagttttaagtttctaagacttattctaatctacttatacccatttaattcttgtttgatagttataggtcatatttaggctaaatgaggcattttcgctcctaactttaaaataaagaacctaagcactcattttaaacttaatacatgtttaatatgcataattttaactttataagactcgttccaatctatttatgcacctttaaggctcattaggtcgttgtaggtcatatttaggctaaaatgacattttcgctcccaactatgaactaaagaacctaaggactcattttaaacctactaaatgttttatattctagttttaactttctaggacttattccaatccatttatgcacatttaaggctcattgtgtcgttataggtcatatttaggctaaaatgacattttcgctcccaactttgaacttaagaacctaatgactcattttaaacttattatatgataaatatgcttagtttaagtttctaagacttattctaatctgtttatgcacatttaatgcttgtttgatagttataggtcatatttaggctaaaatgaggcattttcgctcctaactttaaaataaagaacctaagcacgcattttaaacttaatacatgtttaatatgcataattttaacgatctaagactcgttccaatctatttatgcacctataggctcattgggtcgttataggtcatatttaggctaaaatgacattttcgctcccaactttgaactaaagaaccgaaggactcattttagactattaggacattgtcattagtttcttgaatgttaaaatgtgatatttaatttgtatttaatctaatgtttaatttaaatttctgtttttgtaaaggtctacactccgaggattgcgccttatgcgaggaatttgatgtggttcgtgagcaatgggctaagttttttaccaacaagtatttattattggctttagcgcgcttgatcgagttggtttagttgttatagaataaattttatattaaaatgtatgtttatgttgaaattggaacatatatttaaatgtaatatgtgcactttggttttgggatatatagtatacaaaactccagttgttgtttttatatttgttatacaggttgcgttattctattattgttttgacaggtttctatatttggtgcaaggcactctaggtatccctaaacaaaattagaattttcccgccaaaagtgcttttttgcagcgtacatatatgttgtacgctgcaacaagggaaaaaaatttggcaaaaattcagacttgttgcagcgtacaaataaatgtacgctgcaaaaaattgagtaattcagacttgttgcagcgtacaaataaatgtacgctgcaaaaagttgagtcttttgcagcgtacatatatatgtacgctgcaacaagtccaaaattttgccaattttttggcacttgttgcagcgtacatctaaaagcccgctgcaacaagtccaaaattttgccaattttttggcacttgttgcagcgtacatctaaaagcccgctgcaacaaatcactttttgcagcgaacattgtacgctgcaacaagttcagacttgttgcaggccccccagttgcagcatacgatgtacgctgcaacaggggtctaaaagcccgctgcaataagggttttttctactagtgatttgACATGGAGCTGATGCTTACTGAGTAGGATTAtcacttttttattttctattttgggAGTTTTCTTATTATTTGCTCATCCAAATCTCTTTCTTTCCAGCTCTTAATCTACTAGGCATATATGTCACTTTATTTTctctcttgtttttttttcaaaggttAGTTTGATGTCACTTTAATTatttgcttaacttttaaggtcattatcatcaaaattttaattaataattttcaaGGTTATTTTGATCTAATATTGAGTTTAACTAGTCTTATATATAcgtgatgcgtgcgaatatatataagaaaataaaattatgttatTTAAAAAACAATCACAAAGTTTCTCTAATGAAGAATTTAATTGGGGGTGACTTTTTATTATGTttgtttaattgaattttaaagatttaattaaaacattatttAGCTGTTACAATAACAAGATGTGACATAATAAAGTAtttgaaaggaaaaaaataaatctatgctaatatattaaaagacgttgTGAATTCGTCTATGTGTCACATATTACTTTTTTCTTTGCACCAAGTGGTATGTCATGTCATGGACAACAAAAACCAatacaatgaggttcgaacTCCATACCTCAAGTGGGGATGATAagtctcattaccatcttataaccaaccaccaattgtggtttatctcttcacattaatttataaataaataataacatgaAGTCCAAAACAATGTGGTTTTATATTCTATAGACTATTTTGgaaaaaacaaaattattaaAGAATGTGGAAGATCATGaataaacatgatgtcataagtctcataagcatcaactatagagATGGCTTGCATGGCTgcatatataaaaatataatatggTGAATCTTAAACAATTACTCCGTAGTTccattataaaaaaattatataaattttAAGATGATCtgattgaaaaattacttggcaTGATAATTGTCGTAGTGTGTAtgtgtagttgacgaacttaatagatgtttttcactttatggtatacatatattttgtcaaatattaagttcaagaaaaatctaaattttTTACTATTTAATGTAGCTAACAGGGCATCAcccgagccacacactagttatgtGATTAATAAGAGTATGGTTGGATGTGATTAATTATTTGATTGTGACTTTCCTTTATATTTTTGACTTTTTGTCGGATGTGATTAAATTTATTTGACTGCCCTTTATTTGTTCTTATTTGTTTTTAGTAGTAGAGCCGTTTTACACTATTTTATAGGGGATACCAAAGGGTCATTTACAATAATGACCCTATGAAATTCATTATAGATTAGAGAAGATTATTACGGAGTGTGGCCATTATATTTCTATTATACTACGTATTGGAAAATCTTGCTTGAGTGTACATACAAGATACAACAAATGTACGTGTTAACATACATAAGTAAAAAATTTACACACCTACAAATTAAACTAAAACAACACTATGGCCTGTTTGGAAATCTGGATTTCATTTAAAATTTAGGATTTGGCCAAATTCACTTGTTTGGAAACACATAGAATTTGGATTTGGGCCAAATCAAACTCTTAAAAATATAAGTCCATTCTTAAGCATTTGAAATTCCATGTGAAAGGTTATCATTTCAAATTCCACGTTACTGCTCTcacatctctctctctcctccttgccTAGATTTCATAACaaataattttctctctcctctcccaaaTCCACCGCCTCAACTATAGCTCCTCCGCCCTCTTTCTTCTCTTACGATTAACCACCGCATCACAACGACCCGCTCCACCACCGTATCACAATGAACCGCTACACCACCGTATCACAACAACCAGCTCCACCGCTGACGACCAGCTCCATAAATGCCCCATCTACGTTCTATTCGTCTCTAATCTCACGACCATCGGGATATTATCTGCCATATTGTTCTATTAATTttccatttttctctctcttgttcTTCAAATGAGAGTTCATCCAAGGATGCAATTGGATTTTTCAATTAGTTTTTGATAAAAGTTGGAaaaattgaattatttgttacgaaacctaaagaaaCCTTGATTTTCtaggtttcttgattttttGGGTTGATGTATCAACAATCAAAATCAGGCAAATACATGTGAATGGTTATCTGTTTGGGGAAGGGGGGAGAAGATGGTGGCGAGCATCAAAGAGAAGGAGGGTTCGGAGGGTTCAGGAAGTGCAAGGGGCGGGCGGCTGAGTCGGCTGATGAACGGATGCTTGTAGCGGCGGAGAGGGAGTGAACAACCGTGTAGATTGAAATCTCATCGCTGAATTTCTGAGGATTGTTTTCCAATGAAATTGTACCCAAAATAATTTACAATCTGAAATTGTTCGATGTGTATGGGAAAACAAAGTGTTCGATGTGTATGGGAAAACAAATTGTTGATGTATCAGtacaaattaa contains these protein-coding regions:
- the LOC130467962 gene encoding uncharacterized protein isoform X2; this translates as MGTREVYEEKLRTGNVYHHDPTINPGLGTPRCPRCLFLLDSDSKNGEWTITSVLHDATAVVPLFNIMNKFDGETITEVVRPQIARMRYRVTKLPPYIIVHMQRFTKNNFFVEKNPTLGLHSEDCALCEEFDVVREQWAKFFTNKYLLLALARLIELV
- the LOC130467962 gene encoding uncharacterized protein isoform X1, which encodes MCITMIPPLILASAPLAAPVVSFSSTPILKMVNGQLLLSCTMLQLWYALSLSLCLYPDKPSNSAAFEIEEVPLFNIMNKFDGETITEVVRPQIARMRYRVTKLPPYIIVHMQRFTKNNFFVEKNPTLGLHSEDCALCEEFDVVREQWAKFFTNKYLLLALARLIELV